A window of the Isosphaera pallida ATCC 43644 genome harbors these coding sequences:
- a CDS encoding J domain-containing protein — translation MSMSDFDPYALLGLPPDADEPTIRARYLALTRAHPPDRDPERFAQIKQAYDLVRDPERRLRALLLEFETSDSLAALRRDVQIQLSRRRLATAELLSLADLSS, via the coding sequence ATGAGCATGAGCGACTTTGACCCCTACGCCCTCTTGGGCTTGCCGCCCGACGCCGATGAACCAACCATCCGGGCCCGCTACCTAGCGTTGACCCGCGCCCATCCGCCCGACCGCGACCCTGAGCGTTTCGCCCAAATCAAACAGGCCTATGACCTGGTCCGCGACCCGGAACGACGGTTGCGCGCCCTGCTATTGGAATTTGAAACCAGTGACTCACTGGCGGCGCTGCGGCGGGATGTCCAAATCCAACTGAGCCGCCGACGGTTGGCGACGGCCGAACTCTTGTCCCTGGCGGATTTGTCATCGTGA
- the grpE gene encoding nucleotide exchange factor GrpE — MNPSPADLPDPRVSQPPPAPIAGSVDADPRVMLSRFAQWIEQTVREAQTLTTSLTADVADPDYKPVGLACLVEEFTALRHEIKLQARQVQTARERFEEMEATLSRAIDQFQSVKPREDQAAWIAGKPLAEALADLDEALRRTRAVLERVRRAVVEDAARAFSQALDEALANPPWYARGFARARRRRLDEVAQVHLFKVREELLGTLGQGFGMMLNRLERSMAEVGLERITCVGRPADPETMTVVEVVDASDCLPGTVVEEVRPGYRWNGRVLRFAEVKATRTLS; from the coding sequence GTGAACCCTTCGCCCGCCGATCTTCCCGACCCCCGCGTATCCCAACCCCCCCCCGCGCCCATCGCTGGGTCAGTTGACGCCGACCCGCGTGTGATGCTGTCCCGATTCGCCCAGTGGATCGAGCAAACCGTTCGGGAGGCCCAAACCCTAACCACCAGCCTCACCGCCGACGTTGCCGATCCGGACTACAAGCCGGTCGGTCTGGCGTGTTTGGTGGAGGAGTTCACGGCGCTTCGCCATGAAATCAAGCTCCAGGCTCGTCAGGTCCAAACCGCCCGCGAGCGTTTCGAGGAGATGGAGGCCACCCTGAGCCGGGCGATCGACCAGTTTCAAAGCGTCAAGCCCCGCGAGGACCAAGCCGCCTGGATCGCCGGCAAACCTCTGGCCGAGGCGCTGGCCGATCTCGACGAGGCGCTCAGACGCACCCGCGCGGTACTGGAACGAGTCCGCCGGGCGGTAGTCGAGGACGCAGCCCGCGCGTTTTCCCAGGCGCTGGACGAAGCGCTGGCCAATCCTCCCTGGTATGCCCGGGGCTTCGCCCGCGCGCGGCGTCGTCGGCTCGACGAAGTGGCTCAAGTTCATCTGTTCAAAGTCCGAGAGGAATTGCTGGGCACCTTGGGCCAGGGATTCGGCATGATGCTCAACCGTCTGGAACGCTCGATGGCCGAGGTGGGTCTGGAGCGGATCACCTGCGTGGGACGACCCGCCGATCCCGAGACGATGACCGTGGTGGAGGTGGTGGACGCCTCTGATTGCCTGCCTGGAACCGTCGTTGAGGAAGTGCGTCCGGGCTAC